The [Clostridium] scindens ATCC 35704 nucleotide sequence CAACTCCATTTTTGCAGTGTGGTCCATGTTTGGCAGTTTTATGAGGCTGCCGGCGGGGACGGCTGCTTCCAAAGTTTTTTTGATGGCAGGGGTTGCATTTCTACTGTTTCTTGTGTTTGAATGGATCTATATCCATGTTGTCATAAGCGCCAGCCACCGGGAGATACGGACGCTTCGGGCAACGGACGGGAGGAATGCCTTGTGAGCAGGATTATAGTAGTGGAAGATGACAGATATCTAAGAGAAGAATTGGTAACGACATTTGAAAGGAAGGGATACTCGGCGTGGAGTATCTCTTCCTTTGATGAGGCGGAAAAGGAAATCCTTGCGTACGCCCCGGATCTGGCGGTGCTGGATCTCAACCTGCCTGGAAGGTCAGGATTCGAGCTTTGCAGGCGGCTGAAGGCAAGGGCGGCATTTCCTATTCTGATTTTGACGGCCCGGGATGCCCTGGCAGATGAACTGCATGCGTTGGGACTTGGGGCAGACGACTTTCTTACGAAGCCGTGCCATCCTGATCGGCTAACAGCCCGTGTGGCCCGCCTGATAAAGACCTATGGAAGAGTGCACGATTCCTTGCAGGCAGGGAGCCTGATCCTGGATTTGGACGCAGGCAGGGCGGCCTTTAAGGACAGGCATACGGATCTGACGGAGACAGAAGGAAAGATTCTTAAGACGCTGATGGAATATTATCCGCAGACGGTTCCAAAAGAAGAATTATTCGAAAGGCTGTGGGGCGGCAGCGAATTTGTAGATGACAACATTCTGCAGGTGAATATGGCAAGGCTTCGAAAGAGCATGGACCACATCGGCTTGCGGGAGGCGATCCGCACGGTGCGCGCCCAGGGCTATCGGCTGGAGGTGGAAAGATATGAGGGAGAATAGATGGAAGATCAGGCAGGAACTGCCGTGGATCATTCTGGTGGCTGCAAGCGAAGGCTTTTTTACCTTCGTACTGTGGCTGACAGCGCCGGATGCCTTCGGAAGCGTCGCTGTGATGGCTGCCATCTTTGCCGTGCTGGTCATCGCGTCCGGGTGCATCATAGGGAAGAAGCGACAGGAAAGGCAGATGGATGCGCTGCAGGCATGCCGCGAAGAACTGGAAGAAGCGGCTAGGAATTGTCAGGCGCAAGAAATGCAGGTTTACCAGGAGTATATCGAGGCATGGACTCATGAAGTCAAAACGCCGCTATCTCTGGCTACGCTGGTGCTTGATAACCACAGGGAAGAGATGTCTCCCTATGTCTATGACCGGATGGCTCATGTCCATCATGCCATCAGCGGCAATGTGGACAGAATCCTGTACTATGCAAGGCTTCAAGCGGACCATGTGGATTATAAGTTTGAGAGGCTGGATCTGGAAACTTGCGTCAGAGAGAGTCTGGATGATTTCCTTCCCATCGCAAAGGAACGGGGAATTGACGTAAAGACTGATATTGCGTCCATAGAAGTGATAAGCGACCGGAAGGTGCTAGCCTTCATGCTTGCACAGATCTTGAGCAATGCACTCAAGTATGCAGACCAGGAATCCGGCCGGGTAAGCGTGGATGGCTGGATGGATGCTAAGGAAGAAGGCAAGGCACATCTG carries:
- a CDS encoding response regulator transcription factor; translated protein: MSRIIVVEDDRYLREELVTTFERKGYSAWSISSFDEAEKEILAYAPDLAVLDLNLPGRSGFELCRRLKARAAFPILILTARDALADELHALGLGADDFLTKPCHPDRLTARVARLIKTYGRVHDSLQAGSLILDLDAGRAAFKDRHTDLTETEGKILKTLMEYYPQTVPKEELFERLWGGSEFVDDNILQVNMARLRKSMDHIGLREAIRTVRAQGYRLEVERYEGE
- a CDS encoding sensor histidine kinase; translated protein: MRENRWKIRQELPWIILVAASEGFFTFVLWLTAPDAFGSVAVMAAIFAVLVIASGCIIGKKRQERQMDALQACREELEEAARNCQAQEMQVYQEYIEAWTHEVKTPLSLATLVLDNHREEMSPYVYDRMAHVHHAISGNVDRILYYARLQADHVDYKFERLDLETCVRESLDDFLPIAKERGIDVKTDIASIEVISDRKVLAFMLAQILSNALKYADQESGRVSVDGWMDAKEEGKAHLKVRDNGNGVPYEDLPFIFDKGFTGHRADFRNSTGMGLYFVKKYAEKLAIQVKIDEVPTSDSGFGIELIL